A window from Scleropages formosus chromosome 17, fSclFor1.1, whole genome shotgun sequence encodes these proteins:
- the cox7c gene encoding cytochrome c oxidase subunit 7C, mitochondrial: protein MFGQVVRRFTTSAIRRSHYEEGPGKNIPFSVENKWRLLAVMVAFFGSGFAAPFLIVRHQLLKK from the exons ATGTTTGGTCAAGTTGTTCGTCGATTTACCACCTCTGCGATTCGCCGGTCCCATTATGAAGAAGGGCCTGGAAAG AACATACCATTCTCCGTAGAGAACAAGTGGAGGCTGCTGGCTGTGATGGTGGCCTTCTTCGGCAGTGGCTTTGCTGCCCCTTTTCTCATCGTCCGGCACCAACTACTGAAGAAGTGA